DNA sequence from the Halococcus salifodinae DSM 8989 genome:
TTCGAGTCGGTGCCGGAGACGTGGGTCGCGAACAACGGGAGCTGGGCGGACATGGGGATCGCGCTCGGCCAGGAGCCGCCGAAGGGTCTCTGGCGACCCAATCGGTATCACACGCACGTCTACGACGAGATTCCCGGCGTGAGTGTCGACAAGAGCACCATCGACAAGCTGTGGGGAAAATCGCTGAACAAGGAGCTGTTCTACGAACTCGACGCCGACGTCCACGTGTTCGATCCGGTGTTCGTACTGAGCCGCTCGAAGTGGAAGCAGGCCGATCTCGACGAAGTCGACGAGAACATCGGACCGGTGTTCGGGAACAGCATCTACTCACAGGCGTTCCAGTGGCACGATCATCAGTACTACACCCTCTACGAGGCGTTCGAGAAGCTCGCGCACGTCTTCGGACAGGAGCAGCGATATCGGAAGTTCGAGCGGCTGCACGACGAGTTCATCGGCCGGGTACAACAACGACTGCCGCCGGAGTCCGAACGACCCTCGGTCGCGATCCTCCTCATCACGTCCGACCAGCCGGAGGAGTTCTACCCGTATCCCGTCAACGAGGGCACGTCGTACAAGCAGTGGCGTGACCTCGGGGCGAGGAGTGCGCTCACCGAGGCCGGGATCGAGGACTTCTACGTGTCCGGCAGCACGATCGATTACGAGGCTCTCGCGGAGGCCGATCCGGACGTG
Encoded proteins:
- a CDS encoding ABC transporter substrate-binding protein: MTDDSAAHEEPTRREYVKYGSAIVGGALLAGCTGEGSSGGANDSNGSNDSAGGNTTAGGGESSYSVAMAPRGEVAFESVPETWVANNGSWADMGIALGQEPPKGLWRPNRYHTHVYDEIPGVSVDKSTIDKLWGKSLNKELFYELDADVHVFDPVFVLSRSKWKQADLDEVDENIGPVFGNSIYSQAFQWHDHQYYTLYEAFEKLAHVFGQEQRYRKFERLHDEFIGRVQQRLPPESERPSVAILLITSDQPEEFYPYPVNEGTSYKQWRDLGARSALTEAGIEDFYVSGSTIDYEALAEADPDVLLMWDGSGRFERQSREEFQNGLVSFMQGHDVASQLTAVNNDDVYRGAGIYQGPIVNLAWTERGAWQLYPDEFDRDEQLFDRQRVADIINGDG